One Chloroherpetonaceae bacterium DNA segment encodes these proteins:
- a CDS encoding tetratricopeptide repeat protein — MRKWRIKLSRRLHHHFVSILAISLLIIAFQGCSSLPETLKNPPPPDIATGNDYLRRGEYAMRKGDFQSAAAQFARSYESFTLADYIKGKIRASLALSRAYHRLDTLILRDYWLDRGLTIIDTFSPESINEWKLAKTEIEFQNSNFDSVLVYTDGVEIGSDLIETNSQLISYRLMAKLQYPNPSSESVKSEYDELKSGFKKLIALKEDAEIGDALVIGFVGYVLGYTDSKLGRWIEAYSWFEKARDEDSRRANYRGLADNLFGLGAAAQSLNKPKDAEGFYERSSEIYYSIGLQELGARAESKALNIRVKAVSLNLKEREIIKERLTGMLSFIKSVEIRSEIEKTLGAISTMSTN; from the coding sequence ATGAGAAAGTGGCGCATAAAATTATCCCGACGGCTTCACCACCACTTCGTATCGATTCTTGCTATTAGTTTACTAATCATTGCATTTCAAGGATGTTCGTCTTTACCTGAAACACTCAAAAACCCACCACCTCCCGATATCGCAACCGGCAATGACTATCTCAGACGAGGCGAATACGCAATGAGAAAAGGTGACTTTCAAAGTGCAGCCGCTCAATTTGCGCGAAGCTATGAAAGTTTTACGCTCGCCGATTACATCAAAGGGAAAATCCGCGCTTCTCTCGCCCTATCAAGAGCATATCACCGATTGGATACACTTATCCTTCGCGACTATTGGCTTGATCGAGGCTTAACGATTATTGATACCTTTTCCCCCGAAAGCATAAACGAATGGAAACTCGCAAAAACAGAGATTGAATTTCAAAATTCAAATTTCGACTCGGTATTGGTTTATACTGATGGGGTTGAAATCGGCTCAGACTTAATTGAGACCAATTCACAACTCATCTCCTATCGCTTAATGGCAAAATTGCAATACCCAAATCCGTCATCGGAATCTGTGAAATCAGAGTATGATGAATTAAAAAGTGGTTTCAAGAAACTAATCGCCTTAAAGGAAGATGCTGAAATTGGAGATGCCTTGGTTATTGGTTTTGTCGGGTATGTTTTAGGTTATACTGATTCCAAACTTGGTCGGTGGATTGAAGCCTATTCTTGGTTTGAAAAAGCGCGCGATGAAGATTCAAGGCGTGCGAATTACCGAGGCTTGGCCGATAACCTCTTTGGATTGGGAGCAGCCGCTCAAAGCCTGAATAAGCCTAAAGATGCAGAAGGATTTTATGAAAGATCAAGCGAAATATATTATTCGATAGGGCTTCAGGAATTGGGTGCACGCGCAGAATCTAAAGCGCTAAATATTCGTGTTAAAGCGGTATCGCTTAATTTAAAAGAAAGAGAAATTATTAAAGAAAGACTTACGGGGATGCTTTCTTTTATAAAGTCCGTTGAAATAAGAAGTGAAATTGAGAAAACACTTGGCGCAATATCGACGATGAGTACAAACTAA
- the argC gene encoding N-acetyl-gamma-glutamyl-phosphate reductase, whose product MKQVSILGASGYSGAELVRIILRHPHLQIDKLFANSMAGTLFSDTFPEFRKRADVVMEKYAPELTIQSDIIFLALPSGEAMKLAPAMLEGGKVVIDLGGDFRLKSTAEYERYYKHTHSSPELLSAAHYSLADLPENEIQSATLIANPGCYPTSALLPLIPLLREMLISPQGIVINSLSGVSGAGRKADLSLSFCEVNESVKAYKAGEHQHIPEIRQALEKAAGAAVSFSFIPHLIPITRGIYTTIHANLASDVTEEKIHTALNLAYTASPFVHLTKQLPEIRAVQHTNRCDISFRLLPETRQVVLFSTIDNLVKGAAGQAIQNLNLRMGWDAALGLM is encoded by the coding sequence ATGAAACAGGTTTCAATTCTTGGGGCTTCAGGGTATTCGGGTGCGGAGTTGGTGCGCATCATTTTGCGACATCCGCATCTTCAAATAGATAAACTCTTCGCCAATTCAATGGCAGGTACATTGTTTTCTGACACCTTTCCCGAGTTTCGGAAACGCGCGGATGTGGTGATGGAAAAGTACGCGCCCGAACTCACCATTCAGTCTGATATCATTTTCCTTGCCCTTCCTTCCGGCGAGGCAATGAAACTTGCTCCTGCAATGCTTGAGGGAGGTAAAGTGGTGATTGACCTCGGCGGCGACTTCCGCTTGAAATCCACAGCCGAATACGAACGCTACTACAAACACACGCACTCTTCACCGGAACTCTTGAGTGCTGCGCATTATTCACTTGCCGATTTGCCTGAAAATGAAATTCAATCGGCCACGCTGATTGCCAATCCCGGCTGCTACCCCACATCGGCACTGTTGCCTTTGATTCCGCTGCTTCGTGAAATGCTCATTTCACCACAAGGCATTGTGATTAATTCACTTTCGGGCGTGAGTGGAGCAGGCAGAAAGGCCGATTTATCGCTCTCGTTTTGCGAAGTGAATGAAAGCGTGAAGGCGTATAAAGCGGGCGAGCATCAACACATTCCGGAGATACGCCAAGCTTTGGAGAAAGCAGCTGGCGCTGCGGTGTCGTTTTCATTTATTCCGCATTTAATCCCTATCACCCGTGGGATTTACACCACGATTCACGCGAACCTTGCGAGCGATGTTACTGAAGAAAAGATCCACACAGCGTTGAATTTGGCGTACACGGCTTCGCCGTTTGTTCATCTCACCAAGCAATTGCCTGAAATTCGTGCAGTGCAGCACACCAATCGGTGTGACATTTCCTTCAGACTTTTACCCGAAACGAGGCAAGTGGTTCTCTTTTCCACGATCGATAACTTAGTGAAGGGCGCTGCCGGCCAAGCCATACAGAACCTGAATCTACGGATGGGGTGGGATGCGGCGCTTGGGTTGATGTAA
- a CDS encoding ATP-binding cassette domain-containing protein, with protein MPRIEVKSVTIYKGNEPLLDNISFTIPDANLTLIIDADGDSETELVNLMGGILVPDEGAVFLDDVNLFEGTEEEVLNVRRNLSFVFQNGGLISNLSVLENLLLPLNLYFPEKSRAEKIERIRHELNRFELPDILEKRPAELPRRLAKMIGFIRAIVIDPKVIIMDEPFANCDVSIREKIFREIMRQKLAGTTLIAASSSSEAIFNVADWLILLDDGKVIKTGEAQELVGLSSGPAHDIVKRYLGG; from the coding sequence GTGCCACGAATCGAGGTAAAGTCTGTCACGATTTATAAAGGGAATGAACCCCTTTTAGATAACATCAGTTTTACGATTCCTGACGCAAATCTTACGCTGATAATTGATGCAGATGGAGATAGCGAAACAGAACTTGTCAACCTGATGGGTGGTATTCTTGTGCCTGATGAAGGCGCGGTCTTTTTGGATGATGTCAATCTTTTTGAAGGAACAGAAGAGGAGGTTTTAAATGTCCGTAGAAATTTATCGTTTGTGTTCCAAAATGGCGGGTTGATTTCAAACCTTAGTGTGCTCGAGAATTTGCTACTGCCCCTCAATCTCTATTTCCCAGAAAAATCTCGGGCAGAAAAAATAGAGCGTATTCGTCATGAATTGAACCGTTTTGAATTACCGGATATTCTTGAAAAAAGACCGGCTGAATTGCCTCGGCGTTTAGCAAAAATGATTGGGTTTATTCGGGCAATTGTCATTGACCCGAAAGTCATTATTATGGATGAGCCATTTGCCAATTGCGATGTCAGCATTCGAGAAAAAATTTTTCGAGAAATCATGCGTCAGAAGTTGGCGGGAACAACCCTCATCGCGGCGTCGAGTTCATCTGAGGCAATCTTTAATGTGGCAGATTGGTTAATTTTACTTGACGACGGGAAAGTCATTAAAACTGGGGAAGCCCAAGAATTGGTGGGGCTTTCAAGCGGTCCTGCACATGATATTGTCAAGCGATATTTAGGCGGTTAA
- a CDS encoding energy transducer TonB yields the protein MRNTAISLGFENRWYAPRPHAFKMRDEYSRRMTHAFALTIVAVFSFLIAYMIQTIYQPIVEESQTRAYKEIVAEIDVVPPPPPVEKREAGQQTESLPNVSPVEPDVLADASPVNQAASQAIMRQVGNLVSTELKQAMAEVMGGLPTPSATAVGQDGSSLLSGAGSAGLRVNTSGGSFTAQGLGGGNELGFATGSNAGIGREGRSDLGLSGNGSLSLGTGKKMALKIEMSFKNMKVSGEGRKSEEIEAVVRSLTPALEDVYRVARGQQTEIKGLVVAEIFIQPDGTVRNARILKSAIRNSILENGMMQVLRRTKFGAIKGEIIQRVEIPYNFSADE from the coding sequence ATGAGAAACACAGCTATTTCACTCGGTTTTGAAAACAGATGGTATGCCCCAAGACCGCATGCTTTTAAGATGAGAGACGAATACTCGCGTCGGATGACGCACGCTTTTGCGCTAACAATTGTCGCGGTCTTTTCTTTCTTAATTGCCTATATGATTCAAACGATTTATCAGCCAATTGTTGAAGAGTCGCAGACAAGGGCATACAAAGAAATTGTCGCTGAAATTGATGTCGTACCACCACCGCCGCCAGTTGAAAAAAGAGAAGCCGGACAGCAAACGGAAAGTCTTCCAAATGTTTCCCCGGTAGAACCCGATGTTCTTGCAGATGCATCTCCGGTGAATCAAGCGGCATCGCAAGCCATAATGCGGCAAGTTGGAAATTTGGTTTCAACAGAACTGAAGCAAGCAATGGCAGAAGTGATGGGCGGCTTACCCACGCCAAGCGCCACAGCAGTTGGCCAAGATGGAAGTTCATTGCTTTCCGGCGCAGGCAGTGCAGGGCTTCGGGTGAATACATCCGGCGGCTCATTTACAGCGCAAGGATTAGGCGGAGGCAATGAGCTTGGATTTGCTACCGGTTCAAATGCAGGAATCGGGCGAGAAGGCCGAAGCGATTTAGGTCTCAGCGGAAACGGAAGCCTTTCATTAGGAACAGGAAAAAAGATGGCACTTAAAATTGAGATGAGTTTCAAAAATATGAAGGTTTCGGGTGAAGGGCGTAAATCTGAAGAAATTGAAGCAGTGGTTCGTTCGCTTACTCCGGCGCTGGAAGATGTTTACCGAGTCGCCCGCGGACAGCAGACCGAAATTAAAGGACTTGTGGTAGCTGAAATTTTCATTCAGCCTGATGGCACGGTTCGTAATGCACGGATTCTTAAATCAGCGATTCGTAATTCAATTTTAGAAAACGGAATGATGCAAGTGTTGCGAAGAACAAAGTTCGGAGCAATCAAAGGAGAAATTATTCAGCGTGTGGAGATACCATACAATTTTTCTGCAGATGAATGA
- a CDS encoding ABC transporter permease — protein MKEFLLKASIALGEGSRGSVRRFMDFILFSGEVFRQFLVFYDQKQVGFIVLLRQILFTGYEALKLIALISFAIGGIIILQGNSMLSGFSQSPFLYTLLVTVIVRELSCLITGIIIIARSGTAIATELGNMVINREIDALLSIGISPISYLVVPRAIGVVVALVTLTVYFNMIGILSAWLVSAVVYPVDIGVFLSRLAAEIKFSDIIASIIKSLCFGLMIALISCYQGLQVNFASTEVPQRTIKAVVQSLTWMIILDVIIDILIFF, from the coding sequence ATGAAAGAATTTTTGCTTAAAGCAAGCATTGCACTTGGTGAAGGATCGCGTGGGTCTGTACGGCGTTTTATGGATTTTATTCTTTTTTCGGGTGAAGTCTTTCGACAGTTTTTGGTTTTTTATGATCAAAAGCAAGTGGGTTTTATTGTTTTACTGCGCCAAATTCTTTTCACCGGCTATGAAGCTTTGAAATTAATCGCTCTAATTTCATTTGCCATTGGCGGTATCATTATTCTTCAGGGGAATTCGATGCTTTCCGGGTTTAGTCAAAGCCCGTTCCTTTACACTTTACTTGTGACTGTTATTGTACGCGAGTTAAGCTGTTTGATAACAGGAATCATCATTATTGCCCGTTCTGGAACCGCCATCGCAACCGAATTAGGAAATATGGTAATTAATCGAGAAATCGACGCCTTGCTTTCCATTGGCATATCTCCGATTTCCTATCTTGTGGTGCCTCGTGCCATTGGCGTTGTTGTCGCTCTTGTCACGCTTACAGTGTACTTCAATATGATTGGGATTCTTAGCGCGTGGTTGGTATCTGCAGTTGTATATCCTGTTGATATCGGGGTGTTCCTTTCACGGCTTGCCGCTGAAATTAAGTTTTCCGATATCATTGCATCAATTATCAAATCACTTTGCTTTGGCTTGATGATTGCACTGATTTCATGTTATCAAGGGTTACAAGTCAACTTTGCATCGACTGAAGTACCGCAAAGAACCATTAAAGCGGTGGTGCAATCGCTGACTTGGATGATTATCTTAGATGTTATCATTGATATTCTCATTTTCTTTTAA
- the lepA gene encoding translation elongation factor 4 has translation MAEQQARALTGEAITPQERIRNFCIIAHIDHGKSTLADRLLEDTGTVSKREMMNQLLDDMDLERERGITIKSHAIQMHYKAKDGKNYTLNLIDTPGHVDFTYEVSRSLAACEGALLVVDATQGVEAQTIANLYLALDAGLEIIPVINKIDLPSADIPKVSSQIRDLIGVNDDEMVHASAKTGIGIEDILEAVIARIPPPAASLQKPLRALIFDSVFDDYRGAIAYVRIVDGMLRKGEKVKFFANGKEFYAEEIGTLGLKKVPTDYLEAGNVGYLICSIKDVKDTKVGDTVTNALHPAPEPLAGYKEVKPMVFSGVYPVSTEDFEDLRESLEKLSLNDSSLTYVPESSVALGFGFRCGFLGLLHMEIIQERLEREYGMNIITTVPNVEYEVYTTDGQQILVDNPAKMPDPVRIERIEEPFIKAQIITTTEFIGNIMKLAMDRRGEYKDTKYLDETRAELRFEFPLSEIIFDFYDKLKSVSKGYASMDYDFLGYRESDLIKLDILLNGEGVDALSMIVHRTKSYEWGKKLCEKLKELIPRQMFEVAIQAAIGSRVIARETIGAMRKNVLAKCYGGDISRKRKLIEKQKEGKKRMKQVGSVEVPQEAFLAVLSIGDD, from the coding sequence ATGGCAGAACAGCAGGCACGAGCACTGACCGGCGAAGCAATCACGCCGCAAGAACGAATTCGAAATTTTTGCATTATCGCTCATATTGACCACGGCAAATCCACCCTTGCCGATCGTCTTTTAGAAGACACAGGAACCGTCTCAAAACGGGAAATGATGAATCAACTCTTGGATGATATGGATTTGGAGCGCGAGCGCGGTATCACCATTAAGAGCCACGCGATTCAAATGCATTACAAAGCCAAAGACGGGAAGAATTACACCTTAAATTTAATCGATACGCCCGGACATGTGGATTTTACCTATGAAGTCTCCCGCTCACTGGCAGCTTGCGAAGGTGCATTATTGGTTGTTGATGCCACTCAAGGCGTTGAAGCGCAAACCATTGCCAATCTTTATTTAGCCCTCGACGCCGGTTTAGAAATTATCCCCGTCATTAATAAAATTGATTTACCTTCGGCCGATATTCCCAAAGTTTCTTCTCAAATCAGAGATTTGATTGGTGTAAATGATGATGAAATGGTTCATGCTTCCGCTAAAACAGGAATCGGAATCGAAGATATTCTTGAAGCCGTTATTGCTCGAATTCCACCTCCGGCTGCCTCGCTTCAAAAGCCTTTGCGTGCATTAATCTTTGACTCTGTATTTGACGACTACCGCGGCGCTATTGCTTATGTTCGTATTGTGGATGGAATGCTTCGTAAGGGTGAAAAAGTAAAGTTTTTTGCGAATGGCAAAGAATTTTACGCCGAAGAAATCGGAACGCTTGGGCTAAAAAAAGTCCCTACCGATTATCTCGAAGCCGGAAATGTGGGCTATCTCATTTGCTCGATTAAAGATGTGAAGGATACGAAAGTTGGCGATACCGTCACCAATGCACTTCATCCAGCTCCGGAGCCGCTAGCTGGTTATAAAGAAGTAAAACCAATGGTCTTTTCGGGCGTTTATCCGGTAAGTACAGAAGATTTTGAAGATCTTAGAGAATCGCTTGAAAAACTTTCCCTGAACGATTCTTCACTGACTTATGTCCCTGAAAGCTCCGTCGCGCTCGGTTTTGGATTTCGCTGCGGCTTTTTAGGACTCTTGCATATGGAAATTATTCAAGAGCGATTGGAACGCGAATATGGGATGAATATTATTACCACGGTTCCAAACGTTGAATATGAAGTCTATACTACCGATGGACAGCAAATTTTAGTTGATAACCCTGCCAAAATGCCGGATCCGGTTCGGATAGAGCGAATCGAAGAACCATTTATTAAAGCGCAAATTATCACCACCACAGAGTTTATTGGGAACATCATGAAACTTGCAATGGATCGTCGTGGGGAATACAAAGACACTAAATATTTGGATGAAACCCGCGCAGAGTTGCGTTTTGAATTTCCACTCTCTGAAATCATTTTTGATTTTTATGATAAGCTTAAATCCGTTTCGAAAGGCTATGCCTCAATGGATTATGATTTTCTTGGTTACCGAGAATCTGATTTGATAAAACTTGATATTTTGCTCAATGGTGAAGGGGTTGATGCGCTTTCAATGATTGTTCACCGCACAAAAAGTTATGAATGGGGTAAGAAGCTTTGTGAGAAATTGAAAGAATTGATTCCTCGTCAAATGTTTGAAGTCGCCATACAAGCCGCAATTGGCAGCCGCGTCATTGCCCGCGAAACCATTGGTGCGATGCGTAAAAACGTGCTTGCGAAGTGTTACGGCGGCGATATCTCACGCAAAAGAAAACTGATTGAGAAACAAAAAGAAGGTAAAAAGCGAATGAAGCAGGTAGGCTCGGTAGAAGTTCCGCAAGAAGCCTTTCTTGCAGTTTTAAGTATTGGAGACGATTAA
- a CDS encoding pirin family protein, which translates to MSITQVSSPIKSVLPVLTVSEGEGFLVNRAFPRRGLMALDPFLLFDELPPNHLKPGEAKGTPPHPHKGFEILTYILQGEVNHEDSLGNKATLRAGDVQWMTAGKGIVHKEQPSESLKKNGGVWHGFQIWINLPAAKKNITPGYQEIRSEEIPVHRGEGFSVKVLVGTAFGTVSPIHPNTPVEYHHYTLFAGSTVTIPLHATHKAFIYLLKGSVSIGKEHYERGVMPVFNPEAKTVMISNTSTAPTEFIFLSGQPLDEPIARYGPFVMNTEAELEAAFYEYQRGEMGQLSE; encoded by the coding sequence ATGTCGATTACTCAAGTTTCTTCGCCAATCAAATCCGTTCTCCCCGTACTCACCGTCTCTGAAGGGGAAGGGTTTTTGGTCAACCGCGCATTCCCGCGACGAGGGTTAATGGCACTCGACCCATTTCTTCTTTTCGATGAACTTCCCCCAAATCATCTCAAGCCCGGCGAAGCCAAAGGCACGCCGCCTCATCCACATAAAGGATTCGAGATTCTGACCTACATCCTTCAAGGTGAAGTCAATCACGAAGATTCTTTGGGTAATAAAGCCACACTCCGTGCAGGCGATGTTCAATGGATGACCGCCGGAAAAGGAATTGTTCACAAAGAGCAGCCATCCGAATCACTCAAAAAAAATGGCGGTGTATGGCACGGATTTCAAATTTGGATTAATCTGCCTGCTGCGAAAAAGAATATCACACCCGGCTATCAAGAAATCCGCAGCGAAGAAATTCCGGTTCATCGCGGCGAGGGATTCTCGGTCAAAGTTCTGGTTGGAACGGCCTTTGGTACAGTTTCACCGATTCACCCGAATACACCTGTAGAATACCATCATTATACCCTTTTTGCCGGAAGCACCGTCACGATTCCGTTACACGCCACGCATAAAGCGTTCATTTATCTATTGAAAGGCTCTGTGAGCATCGGAAAAGAACACTACGAGCGAGGCGTAATGCCGGTATTCAATCCCGAAGCCAAAACCGTAATGATTTCAAACACTTCCACTGCACCCACAGAATTCATTTTCCTTTCGGGTCAGCCGCTCGATGAGCCAATTGCGCGCTACGGCCCGTTTGTGATGAATACCGAAGCGGAACTTGAAGCTGCGTTTTATGAATACCAGCGCGGTGAAATGGGGCAATTATCCGAGTAG
- a CDS encoding MlaD family protein produces MKLKFKYTDRFVGGFVLGALVIVVVAITFLAFNRKFFVPKYVFKTKFADANGLSSSTPIFFKGYEIGKIRSFRLSDENFIEAELEVYEQFRNKILQFSALNKNSNPITGITSIEFLQGINSLEIVPEGGFIPSLGTLEGDRLEAQKKVIVAGDVVSSILYNINRISYALTRDNNPDDGAIFRAIYNLAEASEQLKSMANSGSIALENVNMTISKLNRPTTSQDGTIFRTLNSGADLLEQLQETVAITNGTLLLTDSLIRVYKNPDNLAVRALDPKGDKIFKPLATIMTDLQVTLREVNELLRYANSQTPNVSYLIDQGKSTMRQAQRTMEGVSNNPFLKGGIPPEPKTEEQGAKIRLNNLEPKEPQQ; encoded by the coding sequence GTGAAATTAAAATTTAAGTACACCGATCGTTTTGTCGGAGGCTTCGTACTCGGTGCCTTGGTGATTGTTGTTGTGGCAATTACCTTTTTGGCATTTAATCGAAAATTCTTTGTCCCGAAATATGTCTTTAAGACCAAATTTGCCGATGCCAACGGCCTAAGCAGCAGCACCCCAATTTTCTTTAAGGGCTATGAGATCGGTAAAATCCGATCATTCCGGCTTTCAGACGAAAATTTTATTGAAGCGGAGCTTGAAGTTTATGAGCAGTTTCGAAATAAAATACTTCAGTTTTCAGCCCTCAATAAAAACAGCAATCCAATTACAGGGATCACATCAATCGAATTTTTGCAAGGAATCAATTCGCTTGAAATTGTGCCTGAAGGCGGGTTTATTCCTTCATTAGGGACGCTTGAGGGAGATCGATTGGAGGCACAGAAGAAAGTTATCGTCGCCGGAGACGTGGTCTCAAGTATTCTTTATAACATCAATCGAATCAGTTATGCACTGACAAGAGATAACAACCCTGATGACGGTGCAATTTTCCGTGCAATCTATAATCTCGCTGAAGCCTCCGAGCAATTGAAATCAATGGCAAATTCAGGAAGCATAGCTCTGGAAAATGTCAATATGACCATTTCGAAATTAAACCGCCCAACAACCTCGCAAGACGGAACCATATTCAGAACACTCAATAGTGGCGCTGATCTTTTAGAACAGCTTCAAGAAACCGTTGCGATAACAAACGGCACGCTGCTCCTTACCGATTCGCTCATTCGCGTCTATAAAAACCCCGATAATCTTGCCGTACGCGCGCTCGACCCAAAGGGGGATAAAATTTTTAAGCCGCTCGCTACAATTATGACAGACCTTCAAGTGACGCTTCGTGAAGTAAATGAACTTTTGCGTTATGCCAATTCTCAAACGCCAAATGTTTCATACCTAATTGATCAAGGCAAGTCCACAATGAGGCAAGCACAACGCACAATGGAAGGCGTGAGTAATAATCCATTTTTAAAAGGAGGGATTCCGCCGGAGCCGAAAACTGAAGAACAAGGGGCAAAAATTCGATTGAATAATCTTGAGCCAAAGGAGCCGCAGCAATGA
- a CDS encoding inorganic diphosphatase, translating to MINYKTLPVGDKAPKEVHAIIEVPKGERNKYEYDPKLGVFKLDRVLYSSTHYPTSYGFIPSTLAEDGDPLDVLVMTHGATFTGCVIDVRPIGLLKMRDDKGLDDKILSVPVNDPIYKNIRRLSDISPHLPTEIEHFFSVYKELEGKHVESFGWEDYFVAERKITESAARFLAEEKNGNAVKPVSSSNGKSHSKPSAKAGSKK from the coding sequence ATGATTAATTATAAAACACTCCCTGTTGGCGACAAGGCCCCTAAAGAGGTTCATGCGATTATTGAAGTTCCCAAAGGGGAGCGGAATAAGTATGAATATGACCCCAAGTTAGGCGTTTTCAAACTCGATCGTGTATTGTATTCCTCAACACATTATCCCACATCATATGGATTCATTCCAAGTACGCTTGCTGAAGATGGCGATCCGCTTGATGTATTGGTTATGACGCACGGCGCAACCTTCACGGGGTGTGTCATTGATGTACGCCCAATCGGGTTGCTTAAAATGCGAGACGATAAAGGACTTGATGATAAAATATTAAGTGTTCCGGTTAACGACCCGATTTACAAAAACATTCGTCGCCTCTCTGATATCAGCCCACATCTTCCGACAGAAATTGAACACTTTTTTTCGGTGTATAAAGAATTGGAAGGTAAGCATGTCGAGAGCTTTGGATGGGAAGATTACTTTGTTGCGGAGCGAAAAATCACGGAGTCTGCTGCTCGCTTTTTAGCAGAAGAAAAGAACGGAAACGCGGTAAAGCCAGTTTCATCAAGCAACGGCAAATCACATTCGAAACCTTCGGCAAAAGCCGGTTCAAAGAAATAA